TCTCCGATGAAGGGTATTTTGGGGAGTGATTGGGTTGGGCTGAAACACTTTGAAGAGTTTTTCAACAGTTATTATTTCTTGCGTGTTCTGAAGAACACCCTTCTTATCAGTTTATATACGCTGGTCTTTGAATTCCCCGCACCGATTATTTTGGCGCTGCTCATCAACGAAGTACGCAAGCGTGCGTTCAAGCGGGTCGTTCAGACGATAACGTATATGCCTTATTTCATCTCTCTCGTCGTCATATGCGGTATTATTACGGACTTCACGAACGCGGATGGTTTAATCAACCGCCTTATCATGATGCTTGGATATGACGGTCAGGCGATGCTGCAAAAGCCGGAGCTGTTCCGTCCGATCTATGTTCTGTCTGAAATATGGCAGCGGATCGGTTGGGAATCCATTATCTATATCGCTGCGTTGATGAGCATCGACCTGGAGCAGTATGAAGCGGCGAAGATAGACGGAGCGAGCCGTCTCAAGCAAATGTTTCACATTACGCTACCCGGATTGCTGCCTATTATTACGATCATGTTCATTCTCCGGATGGGTAATATGCTGAATGTCGGGTTCGAGAAAATCATTCTCCTTTATAATCCGGTGACCTATGAAACGGCTGACGTAATCTCCTCCTTCGTATATCGAAAGGGATTGTTGGAGTTCGGATGGAGTTACAGCTCGGCAGTCGGTCTATTTAACTCGGTGATCAATCTCGTTCTTCTGATTTCGGCGAACTATATCAGCCGCAGAGTGAGTCAAAACAGCTTATGGTGAGGTGGTAACTTTGATTAAGGAAAGCGGTTGGTTTGACCGAATCTTTACGATCTTCAATTATACGTTTCTAATCCTGCTCGTCATCGTCACATTGTATCCACTGCTCTACGTGTTATTCGCGTCCTTAAGTGATTCGGCGCAGCTGTTAGCAAACAAAGGTCTCCTGTGGAAGCCGGTCGGCTTTAGTCTGGAAGCATACAAGAGTGTACTTGCCAATCCAGGTATAGCCACAGGTTTCCGCAATACATTGTTTATTCTTGTGTTCGGCGTTATCGTCAACCTGTTCATGACTGCGCTTGGTGCGTATGTGCTATCCCGTAAAAACGTGATGTGGAACAAGGTGTTCATGTTCTTTATCGTGTTCACAATGTTCTTTGGCGGTGGGTTAATTCCACTGTACCTGGTTGTAAAAGGCGTCGGCCTGTTAGATACATTGTGGTCGACCATTCTGCCTTTTGCCATCAGCACATTTAACCTGATCATCATGCGAACGTCATTTATGGGCATACCAGACAGCCTGGAAGAGTCGGCCAAGATTGATGGAGCGAATCACTTCACCATTTTGTTCCGTATCATTATTCCGTTGTCCATGCCAGTCATTGCCGTGATGATTCTGTATTACGCGGTCGATAAGTGGAACGGGTGGTTCTATGCATCAGTATTTATCAAAAGCCGAGAACTGTTCCCACTGCAATTGGTGCTGCGTGAGATTCTGATCGCCAATTCCACGGAGAGTATGTCGGCCGGTGCTTCGGCTGGGGATCGTTTCCAGATCGGGGAAACCATCAAGTATGCGACGATTATGGTAGCGACGATACCAATCCTTTGCATCTATCCGTTTTTGCAGCGCTTTTTCGTGAAAGGTGTCATGGTTGGTTCATTGAAAGGTTAATCAAGAGAATTTAATAACGGTAAGGAGGTATGAGGTTACATGAGCGTATTAAATGAAGTGAACAAAGACGTGTGGGATCAGATTAAAAGTAAAGCCGATCAGATGCTTGCAGCCATAGGTGAAAAGTCTCCGCATGTCGCTGGAGCAAATGGCATCTATGACGACATGAGAATCGATTGGTGGACCTCGGGATTCTGGCCGGGTATGTTATGGATTGTGTACGATATGACGGGTGATGAGAAATATAAAGAGGCTGCATGGAACTGGGATGAACGGCTATCGGAACAGTTTCTCGAAAATAACTACTTTGATCACGACGTGGGCTTTCATTTCCTGCCTACGGCTGTCATCAAATACAAGCTCACCGGAGATACCGATGCCGCAAGGCGTGCCTTATTTGCCGCCAACTTTCTGGCTGGCCGTTTCAATACCAAAGGCGGCTTCATCCGGGCTTGGAATGGAGACATGCTGGGCTGGTCGATCATCGACACCATGATGAACCTGTCCTTGCTCTTCTGGGCATCTGAGGAAAGTGGAGATCCTCGTTTCAGCCACATCGCCAAAGCTCATGCGGATATGGTCATGAAGCAATTTGTGCGGGAAGATGGTTCTGTGCATCATATCATTCGCTTTGATCCCGAGACAGGTGAACGTGCAGAAGCGATAGGGGGTCAGGGAGCGGCGCCGGATTCGGCATGGAGTCGGGGAGCGGCTTGGGCTTTATATGGATTAACGAATACGTATCGTTATACAGAGGACCCGGCATATCTGGATGCTGCACAGCGTGTGGCGAACTTCTTCATTTCCAGCCTGCCTGAGGATAGCGTTCCGCATTGGGATTTCCGTGCTGAGCCGGAAGAAGGGGAGGAGATTCCACGGGACAGCTCTGCTGGTGCCATTGCTGCTTCCGGATTGCTTGAGCTAGCAGATATACTTCCTGATCCGGAAGGCAGACTCTATGCTACTGTTGCCAAACGTATCCTGAGTTCCCTGCGGGATCATTATGGAACCTGGAATCTTCCTGAGCACGAAGGTATGCTTCTCAAGGGAACCGGTCATAAACCGGCAGGACAGAACGTAAACGTCTCACTCATTTACGGTGACTATTTCTACGTCGAGGCGAGTGCCAAATTAAACGGTTGGAAGCACCGCATTTTCTAAAAAATTTATAAAGAATATTTAAAAAAATTCTCAATTTGATACCGAATTGATACCGAATGCCCGATAGACGAAATTAGTCTATTCGGGCTATTTGTGCTTGATTTGACGGGGAAAATCAGTGGTGGCTACCCTTTTTGTCAATCGAATTGAACTTTTTATCTATATCCCAATTGCGCTCTTACCGTTATAATAAATTCCTGATCCAAACATAGATAATCTACGAAGAGTTGGGTGATGAGTTGTTGCTAAACATTCGATATTTGTGGCAAAAACGAGAAAGCATAATTGTGACCTGGCTTGTCTCTTACAGTGCTGTCTTGATTGTGCCGATTCTGATCAGTTTGGTTATTTACATGCAAGCAAATGAGACTTTGAAGAGTGAAATACATCGGGCCAACGATTCTTTATTGAAGCAGATGCGATATACAATCGATACACAAGTTGATCTGATGAAGCGGTTAAACATGGAGATGACGTGGAGCCCAAATCTGCAAACGTTGATGTATTCCAATCAGCCGGCCAAAGAGGCGCCGTATACGGCATACCAACTGGTAAAGGAACTCCGTCTCTATAAAACATCCTACGCATCCATCGATGAATTCTACGTCGTGTGGAAAAAAGATCAATCCATTCTCCGTTCAGGTAATATTCGGGATATGCGAACGGCATTTCATACCATACATAACACAGGTGCAATGTCTTTCGAGGCGTGGCGGGATCAGATTCTGGGTACAGAGACGAATCAATTCGTTATACTGCCACATCAGAATGCAGCTCCGGCGGAGTCTTCCATTGCGTACATTACACGTCTGCCTGATGATTTGAATGGTCAGGAGACCGGTACGGTTGTCGTCATGGCGGATACGCGAAGATTCCAGGAAGCAATTGAGAGCATTTCGGGTTTTAGTGATGCCACGCTGCTGATTCTGAACCAGAATAACGAGATTCTGATGAGCAATCATCCGGGGTCAGAGGAATTGAAGCCATTCATGAATGGCAATCAGGTTCAATTGGATAACGCCAAGGTAGGCAAGTCGGAGATGTTCTACATAGACTCTGCGGTATCCGATCTCAAGTACGCATTGATTATTCCCAGCAGCCTATATTGGGAAAAGGCAGTGTATGTCCGCAATTTTACGTATATCAGCATCGTAGTGAGTCTCATTAGCGCGGGTGTACTGACCTGGTTCTTCATGCGCCGGAATTACTCCCCAATCCAACAGCTCGTGGAATCACTAAAAGACAAAAATAGTCAGAACGAACCTGCTGATCGGAACGAACTTCGGTTTATACAGAAGGTCATCATGAACACACGTTCAGAAAAGAATGAGATTGCCCAGCAGTTGCAGAAACATCAGCAGGTGCTGCGCTCCAATATGATTAATCGGCTTCTCAAAGGCAAACAGGATACGCTTGTGCCTTATGAAGATGCATTCCGTTCATTCCATATGCCGCTGTATTCAAGTGAATTTGCTGTTATCCTATTTGTTATCGAGAATGAAGAGAATCTCTATGGAAAGCTGCCAGGTATTGATATCAACGAACGAAATAAGCTAATCCATCTCATTATTTCCAATGTGGTTGAAGAACTGGCTTCAGAGCGTCAGCACGTCGGATATGTGGCTGAAGTTGATGATATGATGGTCTGCCTTGTAAATATGAAAGCGGATTCTTCGGATTGGAACCAGGATCTTCATCACATTGCGGCAGAAGCGCAGCGATTCCTGGAACGTTATGATATGGAATTGACGATCTCGATCAGTGGACGCCATACGTCGTGGATTGGTATCGCCGAAGCATACCAGGAAGCTGTAGACGCGATGGAATACAAAATGGTGCTTGGCAAAAAAGGTATCATTACCTATGGCGATGTCCGCAGCGATGCGATGGCGGATGACCCGTTTGGCTACTACTATCCGCTTCAGGTGGAACAGCAGCTTCTTAATTTCATCAAAGCGGGAGATACCGACCAAGCCAGCGCTTATATGAACGAGATTACAGAGCGAAATTTTGATAAACCGATTATGTCTCTCACCCTTGCACGTTGCCTGATTTTCAACCTGGTAGGTACAATGATCAAGGCTATCAATGATCTGGGGGACAGGGATAACCATACGCTAACCCAATACCCGCATCGGATTGAGGACATTATTGCCGGGGATACCATTCAGGAGATGCAGGAGGCATTGCAGAACTTGCTTGAGGAGGTATGTTCCTATGCCGCTGACAAGCGCGCAACGAATGTATCACAAGAACGTGAGGATTCCCTGCGTCATCTCAGTACCCAAGTCACACAGTATATTGAGAGTAACTATACAGACGCGAATTTGAACGTCAACGCCATTGGTGAGCATTTTGAGCTGAAGGGCAGTTACTTGTCCAAACTCTTCAAGAATCAGACTGGTGAGGGTCTGCTGGACTGCATTCATAAGTGCCGTATCCGACAGGCTAAAGAAATGATTGAGCATAAACAGGAATCCATTACAGAAATATCCCGATTGGTGGGGTATAACGATGCAGCAACTTTCATCCGAGTGTTCAAGAAATACGAGGGTATTACGCCCGGTAAATATAAAGAAATCAGTTGATTGATTTGAAAGGAGACCGGAACATGAACGTAAAGAGAAAGTTGGCATTCATAACAAAGTTGACAGGATTCATCCTACTGCTTGGCATGCTGACTGCTTGCGATCAGAACGGAACAGATTCAGATGCCAAGCTGGAAGAACGTTCCGGCTCATCAGAGTATCAGACCGTCTCAATTGCTTCACCCAATGACGATGGAAAATTAACTTACTGGGCAGAATTGAATGGCAATGCAGCGAGCATAAAGTCCAGCTTTAATGAAGTTCCTTTTTTTCAGGAGTGGCAGCGGAGAACCGGAGTCAACCTTCAATTCATCCGGCCTCCCGCCAATCAGGCCAAAGAAGCGATTAATGTGCTGCTTACGTCCGGAGAGCTGCCGGATATGATTGAATACGAGTGGAGCAATTATCCCGGTGGGCCGGAGAAAGCGATCAAAGATGGATATATTCTGCGATTAAACGATGTTATTGATCAATACGCACCTCATCTGAAGCAGTACCTGACGGAGCATCCAGACATTGATATGCAGATTCGCACAGCGAACGGA
This window of the Paenibacillus marchantiae genome carries:
- a CDS encoding ABC transporter permease, with the protein product MSNRQSFRSRFMRDFMMNKYLYIMMIPVIGYYLIFHYGPMYGAIIAFKDYSPMKGILGSDWVGLKHFEEFFNSYYFLRVLKNTLLISLYTLVFEFPAPIILALLINEVRKRAFKRVVQTITYMPYFISLVVICGIITDFTNADGLINRLIMMLGYDGQAMLQKPELFRPIYVLSEIWQRIGWESIIYIAALMSIDLEQYEAAKIDGASRLKQMFHITLPGLLPIITIMFILRMGNMLNVGFEKIILLYNPVTYETADVISSFVYRKGLLEFGWSYSSAVGLFNSVINLVLLISANYISRRVSQNSLW
- a CDS encoding carbohydrate ABC transporter permease; translated protein: MIKESGWFDRIFTIFNYTFLILLVIVTLYPLLYVLFASLSDSAQLLANKGLLWKPVGFSLEAYKSVLANPGIATGFRNTLFILVFGVIVNLFMTALGAYVLSRKNVMWNKVFMFFIVFTMFFGGGLIPLYLVVKGVGLLDTLWSTILPFAISTFNLIIMRTSFMGIPDSLEESAKIDGANHFTILFRIIIPLSMPVIAVMILYYAVDKWNGWFYASVFIKSRELFPLQLVLREILIANSTESMSAGASAGDRFQIGETIKYATIMVATIPILCIYPFLQRFFVKGVMVGSLKG
- a CDS encoding glycoside hydrolase family 88 protein encodes the protein MLAAIGEKSPHVAGANGIYDDMRIDWWTSGFWPGMLWIVYDMTGDEKYKEAAWNWDERLSEQFLENNYFDHDVGFHFLPTAVIKYKLTGDTDAARRALFAANFLAGRFNTKGGFIRAWNGDMLGWSIIDTMMNLSLLFWASEESGDPRFSHIAKAHADMVMKQFVREDGSVHHIIRFDPETGERAEAIGGQGAAPDSAWSRGAAWALYGLTNTYRYTEDPAYLDAAQRVANFFISSLPEDSVPHWDFRAEPEEGEEIPRDSSAGAIAASGLLELADILPDPEGRLYATVAKRILSSLRDHYGTWNLPEHEGMLLKGTGHKPAGQNVNVSLIYGDYFYVEASAKLNGWKHRIF
- a CDS encoding helix-turn-helix domain-containing protein, whose translation is MTWLVSYSAVLIVPILISLVIYMQANETLKSEIHRANDSLLKQMRYTIDTQVDLMKRLNMEMTWSPNLQTLMYSNQPAKEAPYTAYQLVKELRLYKTSYASIDEFYVVWKKDQSILRSGNIRDMRTAFHTIHNTGAMSFEAWRDQILGTETNQFVILPHQNAAPAESSIAYITRLPDDLNGQETGTVVVMADTRRFQEAIESISGFSDATLLILNQNNEILMSNHPGSEELKPFMNGNQVQLDNAKVGKSEMFYIDSAVSDLKYALIIPSSLYWEKAVYVRNFTYISIVVSLISAGVLTWFFMRRNYSPIQQLVESLKDKNSQNEPADRNELRFIQKVIMNTRSEKNEIAQQLQKHQQVLRSNMINRLLKGKQDTLVPYEDAFRSFHMPLYSSEFAVILFVIENEENLYGKLPGIDINERNKLIHLIISNVVEELASERQHVGYVAEVDDMMVCLVNMKADSSDWNQDLHHIAAEAQRFLERYDMELTISISGRHTSWIGIAEAYQEAVDAMEYKMVLGKKGIITYGDVRSDAMADDPFGYYYPLQVEQQLLNFIKAGDTDQASAYMNEITERNFDKPIMSLTLARCLIFNLVGTMIKAINDLGDRDNHTLTQYPHRIEDIIAGDTIQEMQEALQNLLEEVCSYAADKRATNVSQEREDSLRHLSTQVTQYIESNYTDANLNVNAIGEHFELKGSYLSKLFKNQTGEGLLDCIHKCRIRQAKEMIEHKQESITEISRLVGYNDAATFIRVFKKYEGITPGKYKEIS